A DNA window from Gigantopelta aegis isolate Gae_Host chromosome 4, Gae_host_genome, whole genome shotgun sequence contains the following coding sequences:
- the LOC121371841 gene encoding tubulin polymerization-promoting protein family member 2-like isoform X2 yields the protein MADFNAQFEAFCNFGVTGGKKKTITDKNVTKLFKDCKLYGKNLTTTDTDIAFSKHKTKGSKELTLDQFQSMLKEVSAKYQKDHKLGNPDEAYTKMVNEISSKGPAMHGTTGQSKTGGVDRMTDTSKYTGSHKERFDESGKGKGAEGRVDTVSGSGYVGNYKGEGTFDKK from the exons ATGGCCGACTTTAATGCCCAGTTTGAAGCATTCTGCAACTTTGGTGTTACCGGTGGTAAGAAGAAAACCATAACGGACAAGAATGTCACAAAGCTGTTCAAAGACTGCAAATTGTACGGCAAGAACCTCACCACCACAGACACTGACATTGCCTTCAGCAAACACAAGACCAAGGGAAGCAA AGAGCTCACACTAGACCAATTCCAGAGCATGTTGAAAGAAGTCTCTGCCAAGTATCAGAAAGATCACAAACTGGGGAATCCTGACGAGGCGTACACCAAGATGGTCAATGAAATCAGCAGCAAGGGGCCCGCCATGCATGGAACCACG GGCCAAAGTAAAACTGGTGGTGTTGATCGTATGACTGACACCAGCAAGTACACTGGTTCACACAAGGAGAGGTTTGACGAGTCTGGCAAGGGGAAAGGTGCCGAAGGCCGGGTTGACACAGTGTCTGGGTCTGGATACGTCGGCAATTACAAGGGAGAGGGCACATTCGACAAGAAGTAG
- the LOC121371841 gene encoding tubulin polymerization-promoting protein family member 2-like isoform X1 produces the protein MAGFNDHFHAFCNFGVSGPVAGGKKKTITDKNVTKMFKDCKLYGKHLTSTDTDIAFSKYKTQGSKELTLDQLQALMKEVAVKYKKDHKLGSVDEAYDKMVSEVCTHGPGLHHTTGMSITGDVEHMTDTTLYTGSHRERFDESGHGRGAEGRVDIVSTSGYVENYRGEGTYDKTH, from the exons ATGGCTGGATTTAACGACCACTTTCACGCATTCTGCAACTTTGGTGTCAGTGGACCAGTTGCTGGtggtaaaaagaaaacaataaccgACAAGAATGTCACGAAGATGTTCAAAGACTGCAAGTTGTATGGAAAGCACCTCACCTCTACAGACACCGACATTGCCTTCAGCAAGTACAAGACCCAGGGAAGCAA AGAGCTGACACTGGATCAGCTCCAAGCCCTGATGAAGGAAGTCGCTGTGAAGTACAAGAAAGACCACAAACTGGGAAGTGTTGACGAAGCCTATGACAAGATGGTCAGTGAAGTCTGCACCCATGGACCTGGTTTGCATCACACTACA GGCATGAGCATAACTGGCGACGTGGAACATATGACAGACACCACCCTATACACAGGGTCACACAGGGAGAGGTTTGATGAGTCTGGCCACGGGAGAGGAGCCGAGGGCCGGGTGGACATTGTATCAACATCGGGATATGTTGAAAATTACAGAGGAGAGGGCACATACGACAAAACACACTAA